CACCAACGAAATCAAAGCCACAATAATGGATGGCTGCCGGAAAATATCAAGTAGCACCGATAACACGCCGTTCATGCTCTCTCCTTTAATCTTTATGCTTGTTTGTATTGTTGTTTTCCGGATTTGGCGCCGGGTCGGGGCAACAATGTCTCTTCCCACCACCGAAAAGGGTTATTTATTGGGAACCTCGACACCGTGTCGCTTCAGCGCAGCAGCTACCTGTGCGGTGATGTTGTCCATGTCAATAAGGCTGTCCAGAACGACCACGTCATCCATCAGACCTTCTGCAGCTTCAGCGATGTCGCGCCCGACGAACAACACATCAGCAGAGGTAGGAGTAACGGAGGCGATATCCATATGATCGGTTTCCACACCGGTCACACCAAGATTGCTCAGCGCTTTCTCGATGTTGAGTTGGGTCATAAAGCTAGATCCAAGGCCAGTGCTGCATGCGGTGATGATTTTCATTGAAGTACCTTTCGTATGAGTTGTTTGATGAGATGGAAGTGCAGTCTGTCAGGCCAGCGCAGCGGCCAATTCATCGACGTTGGAGGACGCGTTCAAAGCAGCTAGTTTGCCTGAATCGGTCAACAAAAGAGCCAGCGATTGCATAAGATCGATATGCGCGTTTGAGTCTTTCGCGGCCAAGCAAAACATGGTGTTGATGGGATGGTCCTCATCATCGGCC
This sequence is a window from Bifidobacterium breve DSM 20213 = JCM 1192. Protein-coding genes within it:
- a CDS encoding PTS sugar transporter subunit IIB — its product is MKIITACSTGLGSSFMTQLNIEKALSNLGVTGVETDHMDIASVTPTSADVLFVGRDIAEAAEGLMDDVVVLDSLIDMDNITAQVAAALKRHGVEVPNK